One genomic window of Neisseria sp. oral taxon 014 str. F0314 includes the following:
- a CDS encoding ABC transporter substrate-binding protein has protein sequence MKFQRLSAFALAAALSCATLAAYAKPVQLTDVNGRKVTVDLPAKRVVLGFYYQDYMAIGGKDALNNVVGFSKAVWADWAPPSWAAFSKAVPKLNQLADVGEVEVGTFSVEKVLALKPDLLILADWQYKALGSDLDRINKAGIPIVVLDYNAQTVAKHVQSTKLIGTLTGQQQKADKLAADYKRIADTIQARVKKANLPKPKVYVEFGNKGPAEHSVTFGKSMWGSMATLVGGNNIAASSVEFYGPINPEKVLAAKPDVIVITGRETELKKSPTAMVMGWGIPKAEAEKRLAGFAKRAGWANLPAIKNNRLYAAYHANSRTLSDSASIQFMAKAIYPQLFKDFNPEKTYMDFYRQNLPVVPNGTFYLYPKGQ, from the coding sequence ATGAAATTTCAGCGTTTGTCCGCCTTCGCGCTGGCTGCCGCACTTTCCTGCGCAACCCTTGCCGCTTATGCCAAACCGGTTCAGCTTACCGATGTCAACGGCCGCAAAGTAACCGTCGACCTGCCCGCCAAACGCGTGGTTTTGGGCTTTTATTATCAAGACTACATGGCCATCGGCGGCAAGGACGCGCTGAATAATGTGGTCGGTTTCTCCAAAGCGGTTTGGGCCGATTGGGCGCCGCCGAGCTGGGCAGCATTCAGCAAAGCCGTGCCCAAGTTGAACCAGCTTGCCGACGTGGGCGAGGTGGAAGTCGGCACGTTCTCCGTTGAAAAAGTATTGGCATTGAAACCCGATTTGCTGATTTTGGCAGACTGGCAGTATAAGGCTTTGGGTTCAGACCTTGACCGCATCAACAAGGCGGGCATTCCGATTGTGGTGTTGGACTACAACGCGCAAACGGTCGCCAAACACGTCCAATCGACCAAACTTATCGGCACGCTGACCGGCCAACAGCAAAAGGCGGACAAGCTGGCGGCGGACTACAAACGCATCGCCGACACCATCCAAGCGCGCGTGAAAAAAGCCAACCTGCCCAAGCCTAAAGTGTATGTTGAGTTCGGCAACAAAGGCCCGGCGGAACACAGCGTCACCTTCGGCAAGAGCATGTGGGGTTCGATGGCGACGCTGGTCGGCGGCAACAATATCGCCGCTTCTTCGGTCGAGTTCTACGGCCCGATCAACCCTGAAAAAGTCCTTGCCGCCAAACCCGACGTCATCGTGATTACCGGCCGCGAAACCGAATTGAAGAAAAGCCCGACCGCCATGGTGATGGGCTGGGGCATTCCGAAAGCGGAAGCGGAAAAACGCTTGGCAGGCTTTGCCAAACGCGCCGGCTGGGCCAACCTGCCTGCGATTAAAAACAACCGCCTCTATGCCGCCTACCACGCCAACTCGCGCACGCTGTCCGACAGCGCATCGATTCAGTTTATGGCCAAAGCGATTTATCCGCAGTTGTTTAAGGATTTCAACCCTGAGAAGACCTATATGGACTTCTACCGCCAAAACCTGCCTGTCGTGCCAAACGGTACGTTCTACCTGTATCCGAAAGGCCAGTAA
- the metG gene encoding methionine--tRNA ligase: protein MTRKILVTSALPYANGSIHLGHMVEHIQTDVWVRFQKLRGHECHYCCADDTHGTPVMLAAQKQGIAPEDMIAKVREEHLADFTGFFIGYDNYYSTHSPENKQFSQDIYRALKANGKIESRVIEQLFDPEKQMFLPDRFVKGECPKCHAQDQYGDNCEVCGTTYSPTELINPYSAVSGAKPELRESEHFFFKLGECADFLKAWTSGNNPHDGKPHLQAEALNKMKEWLGEGEETTLSDWDISRDAPYFGFEIPDAPGKYFYVWLDAPVGYMASFKNLCDRIGIDFDEYFKADSQTEMYHFIGKDILYFHALFWPAMLHFSGHRAPTGVYAHGFLTVDGQKMSKSRGTFITAKSYLEQGLNPEWMRYYIAAKLNSKIEDIDLNLQDFISRVNSDLVGKYVNIAARASGFIAKRFEGRLKDVSGSTLLAKLAAESETIAEQYENREYARALRDIMALADAVNEYVDANKPWELAKQEGQDERLHEVCSELINAFTMLTAYLAPVLPQTAANAARFLNLDAITWANTCETLGEHAINKYEHLMQRVEQKQVDDLIEANKQSIQTTPAPAAEEGKYEKVAEQASFDDFMKIDMRVAKVLNCEAVEGSTKLLKFDLDFGFEKRIIFSGIAASYPNPAELNGRMVIAVANFAPRKMAKFGVSEGMILSAATAEGKLRLLDVDAGAQPGDKVG from the coding sequence ATGACACGCAAAATCCTTGTTACCTCCGCGCTGCCCTATGCCAACGGCAGCATCCACCTCGGCCACATGGTCGAACACATCCAAACCGACGTTTGGGTGCGCTTTCAAAAACTGCGCGGCCACGAGTGCCACTACTGCTGCGCCGACGACACCCACGGCACGCCCGTGATGCTTGCCGCGCAAAAACAAGGCATCGCGCCCGAAGACATGATTGCCAAAGTGCGCGAAGAACACCTCGCCGACTTCACCGGCTTTTTCATCGGCTACGACAATTATTACAGCACCCATTCCCCTGAAAACAAACAGTTTTCCCAAGACATTTACCGCGCGCTGAAAGCCAACGGCAAAATCGAAAGCCGCGTCATCGAGCAGCTTTTCGACCCTGAAAAACAAATGTTCCTGCCCGACCGCTTCGTCAAAGGCGAATGCCCCAAATGCCACGCCCAAGACCAATACGGCGACAACTGCGAAGTCTGCGGCACGACCTATTCCCCGACCGAACTGATTAACCCGTATTCCGCCGTTTCCGGTGCCAAACCCGAATTGCGCGAATCCGAACACTTCTTCTTCAAACTGGGCGAATGCGCCGACTTCCTCAAAGCATGGACTTCCGGCAACAACCCGCACGACGGCAAGCCCCATCTGCAAGCCGAAGCCCTCAACAAAATGAAAGAATGGCTGGGCGAAGGCGAAGAAACCACCCTGTCCGACTGGGACATTTCCCGCGACGCGCCGTATTTCGGTTTCGAAATCCCCGACGCGCCGGGCAAATACTTCTACGTCTGGCTGGACGCGCCCGTCGGCTACATGGCGTCGTTTAAAAACCTGTGCGACCGCATCGGCATCGATTTTGACGAATACTTCAAAGCCGACAGCCAAACCGAGATGTACCACTTCATCGGCAAAGACATCCTCTATTTCCACGCCCTGTTCTGGCCCGCCATGCTGCATTTCTCCGGCCACCGCGCCCCGACCGGCGTGTACGCACATGGTTTCCTGACCGTCGACGGACAAAAAATGTCCAAATCGCGCGGCACCTTCATCACCGCCAAATCCTATCTGGAACAAGGCCTGAACCCCGAGTGGATGCGCTACTACATCGCCGCCAAACTCAACAGCAAAATCGAAGACATCGATTTGAACCTGCAAGACTTTATCTCGCGCGTCAACAGCGACCTCGTCGGCAAATACGTCAACATCGCCGCCCGCGCATCAGGTTTCATCGCCAAACGCTTTGAAGGCCGTCTGAAAGACGTTTCAGGCAGCACATTGCTGGCAAAACTCGCCGCCGAAAGCGAGACCATCGCCGAGCAATACGAAAACCGCGAATACGCCCGCGCCCTGCGCGACATCATGGCATTGGCGGACGCGGTGAACGAATACGTCGATGCCAACAAGCCGTGGGAACTCGCCAAACAAGAAGGGCAAGACGAACGCCTGCACGAAGTATGCAGCGAACTCATCAACGCCTTCACCATGCTGACCGCTTACCTCGCCCCCGTGTTGCCGCAAACCGCTGCCAACGCCGCGCGTTTCCTCAATCTGGACGCGATTACCTGGGCGAACACGTGCGAAACCTTGGGCGAACACGCCATCAACAAATACGAACATTTAATGCAACGAGTGGAGCAAAAACAAGTGGACGATTTAATCGAAGCCAACAAACAAAGCATTCAGACGACCCCTGCGCCTGCCGCCGAAGAGGGTAAATACGAAAAAGTTGCCGAACAGGCGAGCTTCGACGACTTTATGAAAATCGACATGCGCGTCGCCAAAGTATTGAACTGCGAAGCCGTCGAAGGCAGCACCAAACTTTTGAAATTCGACCTCGATTTCGGTTTTGAAAAACGCATCATCTTCTCCGGTATCGCCGCGTCTTATCCCAACCCCGCCGAATTGAACGGCCGCATGGTCATCGCCGTCGCCAACTTCGCCCCGCGCAAAATGGCAAAATTCGGCGTATCCGAAGGCATGATCCTCTCCGCCGCCACCGCCGAGGGCAAACTGAGGCTCTTGGATGTGGATGCAGGCGCGCAGCCGGGCGACAAAGTGGGTTAG